One window of the Pan troglodytes isolate AG18354 chromosome 12, NHGRI_mPanTro3-v2.0_pri, whole genome shotgun sequence genome contains the following:
- the KRTCAP3 gene encoding keratinocyte-associated protein 3 isoform X1, whose translation MRRCSLCAFDAARGPRRLMRVGLALILVGHVNLLLGAVLHGTVLRHVANPRGAVTPEYTVANVISVGSGLLVSAAGDPGGGRAPGEPSRPKALCLPQSVSVGLVALLASRNLLRPPLHWVLLALALVNLLLSAACSLGLLLAVSLTVANGGRRLIADCHPGLLDPLVPLDEGPGHTDCPFDPTKIYDTALALWIPSLLMSAGEAALSGYCCVAALTLRGVGPCRKDGLQGQLEEMTELESPKCKRQENEQLLDQNQEIRASQRSWV comes from the exons ATGAGGCGCTGCAGTCTCTGCGCTTTCG ACGCCGCCCGGGGGCCCAGGCGGCTGATGCGTGTGGGCCTCGCGCTGATCTTGGTGGGCCACGTGAACCTGCTGCTGGGGGCCGTGCTGCATGGCACCGTCCTGCGGCACGTGGCCAATCCCCGCGGTGCTGTCACGCCGGAGTACACCGTGGCCAATGTCATCTCCGTCGGCTCGGGGCTGCTGGTGAGCGCGGCAGGCGACCCGGGCGGGGGCCGGGCTCCCGGAGAGCCCAGCAGGCCAAAGGCTTTGTGTCTTCCACAGAGCGTTTCCGTGGGACTTGTGGCCCTCCTGGCGTCCAGGAACCTTCTTCGCCCTCCACTG CACTGGGTCCTGCTGGCACTAGCTCTGGTGAACCTGCTCTTGTCCGCTGCCTGCTCCCTGGGcctccttcttgctgtgtcactcactGTGGCCAACGGTGGCCGCCGCCTTATTGCTGACTGTCACCCAGGACTGCTGGATCCTCTGGTACCACTGGATGAGGGGCCGGGACATACTGACTGCCCCTTTGACCCCACAAAAATCTAT GATACAGCCTTGGCTCTCTGGATCCCTTCTTTGCTCATGTCTGCAGGGGAGGCTGCTCTATCTGGTTACTGCTGTGTGGCTGCACTTACTCTACGTGGAGTTGGGCCCTGCAGGAAGGACGGACTTCAGGGGCAG CTAGAGGAAATGACAGAGCTTGAATCTCCTAAATGTAAAAGGCAGGAAAATGAGCAGCTACTGGATCAAAATCAAGAAATCCGGGCATCACAGAGAAGTTGGGTTTAG
- the KRTCAP3 gene encoding keratinocyte-associated protein 3 isoform X3 — MRRCSLCAFDAARGPRRLMRVGLALILVGHVNLLLGAVLHGTVLRHVANPRGAVTPEYTVANVISVGSGLLSVSVGLVALLASRNLLRPPLHWVLLALALVNLLLSAACSLGLLLAVSLTVANGGRRLIADCHPGLLDPLVPLDEGPGHTDCPFDPTKIYDTALALWIPSLLMSAGEAALSGYCCVAALTLRGVGPCRKDGLQGQLEEMTELESPKCKRQENEQLLDQNQEIRASQRSWV, encoded by the exons ATGAGGCGCTGCAGTCTCTGCGCTTTCG ACGCCGCCCGGGGGCCCAGGCGGCTGATGCGTGTGGGCCTCGCGCTGATCTTGGTGGGCCACGTGAACCTGCTGCTGGGGGCCGTGCTGCATGGCACCGTCCTGCGGCACGTGGCCAATCCCCGCGGTGCTGTCACGCCGGAGTACACCGTGGCCAATGTCATCTCCGTCGGCTCGGGGCTGCTG AGCGTTTCCGTGGGACTTGTGGCCCTCCTGGCGTCCAGGAACCTTCTTCGCCCTCCACTG CACTGGGTCCTGCTGGCACTAGCTCTGGTGAACCTGCTCTTGTCCGCTGCCTGCTCCCTGGGcctccttcttgctgtgtcactcactGTGGCCAACGGTGGCCGCCGCCTTATTGCTGACTGTCACCCAGGACTGCTGGATCCTCTGGTACCACTGGATGAGGGGCCGGGACATACTGACTGCCCCTTTGACCCCACAAAAATCTAT GATACAGCCTTGGCTCTCTGGATCCCTTCTTTGCTCATGTCTGCAGGGGAGGCTGCTCTATCTGGTTACTGCTGTGTGGCTGCACTTACTCTACGTGGAGTTGGGCCCTGCAGGAAGGACGGACTTCAGGGGCAG CTAGAGGAAATGACAGAGCTTGAATCTCCTAAATGTAAAAGGCAGGAAAATGAGCAGCTACTGGATCAAAATCAAGAAATCCGGGCATCACAGAGAAGTTGGGTTTAG
- the KRTCAP3 gene encoding keratinocyte-associated protein 3 isoform X4, whose protein sequence is MRRCSLCAFDAARGPRRLMRVGLALILVGHVNLLLGAVLHGTVLRHVANPRGAVTPEYTVANVISVGSGLLVSAAGDPGGGRAPGEPSRPKALCLPQSVSVGLVALLASRNLLRPPLHWVLLALALVNLLLSAACSLGLLLAVSLTVANGGRRLIADCHPGLLDPLVPLDEGPGHTDCPFDPTKIYDTALALWIPSLLMSAGEAALSGYCCVAALTLRGVGPCRKDGLQGQVRKANRKGSFHRDWLCCKDADRPGAEAHTCNPSTLGG, encoded by the exons ATGAGGCGCTGCAGTCTCTGCGCTTTCG ACGCCGCCCGGGGGCCCAGGCGGCTGATGCGTGTGGGCCTCGCGCTGATCTTGGTGGGCCACGTGAACCTGCTGCTGGGGGCCGTGCTGCATGGCACCGTCCTGCGGCACGTGGCCAATCCCCGCGGTGCTGTCACGCCGGAGTACACCGTGGCCAATGTCATCTCCGTCGGCTCGGGGCTGCTGGTGAGCGCGGCAGGCGACCCGGGCGGGGGCCGGGCTCCCGGAGAGCCCAGCAGGCCAAAGGCTTTGTGTCTTCCACAGAGCGTTTCCGTGGGACTTGTGGCCCTCCTGGCGTCCAGGAACCTTCTTCGCCCTCCACTG CACTGGGTCCTGCTGGCACTAGCTCTGGTGAACCTGCTCTTGTCCGCTGCCTGCTCCCTGGGcctccttcttgctgtgtcactcactGTGGCCAACGGTGGCCGCCGCCTTATTGCTGACTGTCACCCAGGACTGCTGGATCCTCTGGTACCACTGGATGAGGGGCCGGGACATACTGACTGCCCCTTTGACCCCACAAAAATCTAT GATACAGCCTTGGCTCTCTGGATCCCTTCTTTGCTCATGTCTGCAGGGGAGGCTGCTCTATCTGGTTACTGCTGTGTGGCTGCACTTACTCTACGTGGAGTTGGGCCCTGCAGGAAGGACGGACTTCAGGGGCAGGTAAGGAAGGCGAACAGGAAGGGTTCATTCCACAGAGATTGGCTGTGTTGCAAAGATGCTGACCGgccgggtgcggaggctcacacctgtaatcccagcactttgggaggctga
- the KRTCAP3 gene encoding keratinocyte-associated protein 3 isoform X2: MRRCSLCAFDAARGPRRLMRVGLALILVGHVNLLLGAVLHGTVLRHVANPRGAVTPEYTVANVISVGSGLLSVSVGLVALLASRNLLRPPLHWVLLALALVNLLLSAACSLGLLLAVSLTVANGGRRLIADCHPGLLDPLVPLDEGPGHTDCPFDPTKIYDTALALWIPSLLMSAGEAALSGYCCVAALTLRGVGPCRKDGLQGQVRKANRKGSFHRDWLCCKDADRPGAEAHTCNPSTLGG; the protein is encoded by the exons ATGAGGCGCTGCAGTCTCTGCGCTTTCG ACGCCGCCCGGGGGCCCAGGCGGCTGATGCGTGTGGGCCTCGCGCTGATCTTGGTGGGCCACGTGAACCTGCTGCTGGGGGCCGTGCTGCATGGCACCGTCCTGCGGCACGTGGCCAATCCCCGCGGTGCTGTCACGCCGGAGTACACCGTGGCCAATGTCATCTCCGTCGGCTCGGGGCTGCTG AGCGTTTCCGTGGGACTTGTGGCCCTCCTGGCGTCCAGGAACCTTCTTCGCCCTCCACTG CACTGGGTCCTGCTGGCACTAGCTCTGGTGAACCTGCTCTTGTCCGCTGCCTGCTCCCTGGGcctccttcttgctgtgtcactcactGTGGCCAACGGTGGCCGCCGCCTTATTGCTGACTGTCACCCAGGACTGCTGGATCCTCTGGTACCACTGGATGAGGGGCCGGGACATACTGACTGCCCCTTTGACCCCACAAAAATCTAT GATACAGCCTTGGCTCTCTGGATCCCTTCTTTGCTCATGTCTGCAGGGGAGGCTGCTCTATCTGGTTACTGCTGTGTGGCTGCACTTACTCTACGTGGAGTTGGGCCCTGCAGGAAGGACGGACTTCAGGGGCAGGTAAGGAAGGCGAACAGGAAGGGTTCATTCCACAGAGATTGGCTGTGTTGCAAAGATGCTGACCGgccgggtgcggaggctcacacctgtaatcccagcactttgggaggctga